One genomic segment of Bombina bombina isolate aBomBom1 chromosome 4, aBomBom1.pri, whole genome shotgun sequence includes these proteins:
- the LOC128657970 gene encoding gastrula zinc finger protein XlCGF8.2DB-like produces the protein MKGAGENDAKILRNTDETEDQWLRNVYVTPVQEIFDNINTREFTNCNNPGHGETADTSFNLLQNQRTHMGNVCSECGKCFTRKSHLIRHQKIHTGEKAFSCSECGKCFTLKSALSNHIKIHTIVKSLSCSDCGKCFTVKSDFIRHKKIHTGEREFLCSDCGKCFILKSNLIMHQKIHTGEKEFSCSECGKYFTLKSSLIKHQIIHTGEKGFSCSDCGKCFTQKSSLNTHQKIHTGEKGFSCSDCGKCFTQKSTLNNHNKMHTGEKAFSCSDCGKSFTLKGNLVTHQKIHIKGYQSLKG, from the exons ATGaagggtgcag gTGAAAATGATGCTAAGATTTTACGTAACACAGATGaaacagaagatcagtggctaagaaATGTGTATGTGACTCCAGTGCAGGAAATATTTGACAATATTAATACAC GTGAATTTACAAACTGCAATAATCCTGGTCATGGTGAGACTGCAGATACTTCTTTTaatcttcttcaaaatcaaagaaccCACATGGGAaatgtatgttctgaatgtggaaaatgttttaccaggaaatcACATCTTAtaagacatcagaaaattcatacaggagagaaagcattttcttgttctgaatgtggaaaatgttttaccttGAAATCAGCTCTTAGTAATCATATAAAAATTCATACTATAGTGAAATcactttcatgttctgactgtgggaaatgttttactgttAAATCAGATTTTATTAGGCATAAAAAAATCCATACAGGTGAGAGAGAAtttttgtgttctgactgtgggaaatgttttattctgaaatcaaatcttattatgcaTCAAAAAATCCATACAGGTGAGAAAGAATTTTCATGCtctgaatgtgggaaatattttactCTGAAATCATCTCTTATTAAACATCAGATAATTCATACAGGGGAAAAGGGATTTTCATGTtccgactgtgggaaatgttttactcagaaatcatctCTTAATACTCATCAGaagattcatacaggggagaaaggattttcatgttctgactgtgggaaatgttttactcagaaatcaacacTTAATAACCATAATAAAAtgcatacaggggagaaagcattttcatgttctgattgtggGAAATCTTTTACCCTGAAAGGAAATCTTGTTACTCATCAGAAGATTCATATTAAAGGATatcagagcttaaagggatag